Sequence from the Gemmatimonadota bacterium genome:
TTGCCGTTTTCATTAGTACGCTTCCCCCCGAGGCAACACGCGGAGCACGATCAGCAACTCCGCGGTGTCATCACGCTGGAAGCGCACCCGATGGTCTCCCACCCGCAATCGGTATTCGGGCGGGTGCACGTCGGTAAGCTTCTTCACGTCGCCGTGCCCCGTCGCGGCGAAACGTTCGAGCGCGACGACAATGCGGGCTGCGGTCTGGACGTCCAGCTTTTTCAGGTCGCGGCGTGCGCGGGCCGTGTAGACCAGCGCGTAGCTCAAAGCCCCAGCTCGCGCTTGATTTCCTCGTGCGTTGAGATTCGCCCAGTTCTGACGTCCTCGCGCGCCTCCGCTACCGCCGCCTGCTCGTCCGCGGAGATGGTTTCATCTTCCGGGGGCGCATGGTCCAGCGCCCATCGCACGGGATCAGCGAGCCGCGCCAATGCTTCGAGCACTCGGACAGCAGTCGGGTGTTCGCTTTCTGGCAGCTCGTCCACCAAATGGTGCAGCCGCTCGCGCGTTGTCATCGCGTGCCTTCGCTCCTTCCTTATGCGTGACCTCACGATCCGCTACCCTCCGCCGTGGGCAGAGTGCCAAACGCCTCGCCCAGCATCTCCAGCGCCTCGGCCGGCTGCGTGGCGGCGATGCGCGCATA
This genomic interval carries:
- a CDS encoding type II toxin-antitoxin system RelE/ParE family toxin — translated: MSYALVYTARARRDLKKLDVQTAARIVVALERFAATGHGDVKKLTDVHPPEYRLRVGDHRVRFQRDDTAELLIVLRVLPRGEAY